From Hymenobacter sedentarius, a single genomic window includes:
- a CDS encoding outer membrane beta-barrel protein, which produces MRLNYVALAVHLAYAPAHSGQGVQAFVGPYLGALVGGHRVVDDLIASPQPVEIRTRVAGGGHPYPLVDRTYYSQQLDAGVQAGLGYRAGPLLVQADYSWGLRNLTPPVVDENNNIIAPSGFPSYSRAFQASCAYLWSRNAQPTP; this is translated from the coding sequence CCCCCGCGCATTCGGGCCAGGGAGTCCAGGCGTTTGTCGGCCCCTACCTCGGGGCGCTGGTGGGCGGCCATCGCGTCGTGGATGACCTAATCGCATCTCCACAGCCGGTAGAAATTCGGACCCGGGTGGCAGGCGGCGGGCATCCCTACCCCTTGGTTGACCGCACTTACTATTCCCAACAGCTAGATGCCGGGGTCCAAGCCGGGTTGGGCTACCGGGCCGGGCCTCTGCTGGTGCAAGCCGACTACAGCTGGGGCCTGCGCAACCTTACCCCTCCCGTGGTGGATGAGAACAACAACATCATAGCACCCAGCGGCTTCCCCAGCTATTCCCGCGCCTTCCAAGCCTCGTGTGCCTACCTGTGGAGCCGCAACGCCCAGCCCACGCCGTAA
- a CDS encoding REP-associated tyrosine transposase: MAYPIRNQQGLYFITCTVVEWADVFTRPLYKDIIIDSLRHCQKAKGLELFAYCLMSNHLHLIARAADDVNLSDIMRDFKKYTAKRVFENLHANPQESRRFWLKWIFENAGAFNQRNTHIQFWQQPSHSIELLSDAVAQQKLHYIHQNPVRAGICYRAEDYVYSSASFYAGLEAV, encoded by the coding sequence CGCAACCAGCAGGGCTTGTACTTCATCACTTGCACCGTTGTGGAATGGGCCGATGTCTTTACCCGGCCGCTTTATAAAGACATCATCATCGACAGCCTGCGGCATTGCCAGAAGGCCAAGGGGCTGGAGCTGTTTGCGTATTGCTTGATGAGCAACCACCTGCACCTGATTGCCCGGGCTGCCGATGACGTTAACCTGTCGGACATCATGCGGGATTTCAAAAAATACACCGCCAAGCGCGTCTTCGAAAACCTGCACGCCAACCCGCAGGAAAGCCGCCGCTTCTGGCTGAAATGGATATTTGAAAACGCCGGTGCCTTCAATCAGCGCAACACCCACATTCAATTTTGGCAGCAGCCCAGCCACAGCATCGAGCTGCTCAGCGATGCTGTAGCGCAGCAGAAGCTGCACTACATTCACCAGAACCCGGTGCGGGCGGGAATTTGCTACCGGGCCGAAGATTATGTGTATTCGAGCGCTTCGTTTTATGCGGGGCTGGAAGCGGTGTAG